Below is a genomic region from Raphanus sativus cultivar WK10039 chromosome 4, ASM80110v3, whole genome shotgun sequence.
GTTATTGAGTTTGTTGAACACGAGGAAGCTTGGAGGCTTTGTGATTTATTTGGAGGACGAGGCCGGAGCGCTTAGCTTGTGCTTTAGTGTTGATACCGGAGCTGGTGTAAGATGTATTGGAAGAGATCCTTGATGTTGCAGTGGGCGTCCGAGTCGAATCTTATTTGGAGGAAATTTTTGGAGATGTCCGATCGCTTTTTGCCAATTTCCTTTTTAGGAAggattctctttttcttttgcgAGGGTCAAGTTTCCTTTTTACAGGTTGTTCGTGCACATCTATGATATTTGGAAATGTTATCTTTCCTTTTTCAGCTCCATGAGGAAGAGTGGACTTGGTGTATATAAAGACTTGCTACGATCAACATCAGTTCAAATCTCTCTCGGGCTCTTGAGTTTTTAGGTAAGAAAGATGAATAATCATCTCGATCTCCCCGCGTTTCCAACTTCTTTCGTGGGTGGTCGTACAAGGCCTCGTCGCCTTTTTGCCGATCTTTTCTCGTCTCCCATTCCTACTTGGGGGGAGATCCCGGAGGCTGACAGTGCAGCATCGTTTTCATCTGCTTGAATGATGGTCCACGCTTCGATATTCGCGAGAGGGAGTTTTCAAACATTCAGAGGAAATATTTGATTCATCCTTCGGTGGAGATGAGAATTTCTTTCGAGTTTGAACGTGCTCTGGATGGGGTGACGAATGAGGTAGCCATGTTTTAATGGCCCGGTGTGTACTTCTCATCGCAGCAGTAACATAACCCCTTTGTCCTTCTTTCACTCATGTCTTCATTAGAAAGGAACTTCTGAGGTTGTTTGAACCATTCTTTCTTCTTATCTTCTTCTAAAACATTGGACTTTACCTGCTCCACAGGCTTCTGGTAGGAGATTAATCCTTTAACAtaattgttgtttttgtttgcagCTTTCCTATTACTCCAAGTTGTAGCAGAGTTCTTCCTTGGGTGAGCAGTTTCGTATAACCTCCCTAGTAGCACACTCGAATACTGATTTTGGTTGAAACATTCTAACGTGCATCTGAGTATCAGTATTCAACCAAGCCAAGTATGAACTCACCAGATAGCTTTCACTTAGCTTAACTCTGTTACGTATCTTCTCAAATTTAGCGTGATAGTTGCTAATGCAATCAGTTTCCTACAAACGCTTCAGCTCAGCAATTGGATCATCCAAAACTTCTTCAAATCTCTCCTTCAGTAAAACCTTATAGTGTTCCCAATCCTCCAAAACATAAACATCATTTTCAGATTGAGCTACTGATTGATGCCCCTTCGCAGCGAAAAGAATTGTAATGAATCGATGCTAATCGAACACATAGTTCATACGGTGTGTTATCGATAGCAAAGAATTCCTTCACTTTGAACAACCAAGCTTTCACACAATCACCATCGAAGCGAGGAAAATCAACTTGACCTAGTCTCGTGATTCCGGCGTAATTATGTTGATTACCTTGCCGTTGTTGACCTAGTCTCGTGATTCGCGGATATGACCGGTGATTGATTTCCGGTTCATTGACCGTCGTTCGTCGAAGCTTGATTCACCGTTAACAATCGAATCACTTTGAAGATATCTGCGATTTTTGTTTCCACGAACTGTCGTTGTTCCGTAAAAGCTTCTTCTAATGCCTGGATCCGATTTCCGATGGAATCGTCCACATCGCGACCTATCACCTCCTTCTGCATCGTCTGAGATCTCTTTTCCGCCATGGATTCCGAGGTTCGAGATGACTTCTGATACCTTTGATACAGCTAACTCGTACTCCGATAAAAGATAGAAATCCAAACGATCCAATGTTGAATACACATAATCGATCTTATCAAGCCAAGAGTTTACTTGTGAAGGAACAACTCAACATGTATAACAAAAGAATCACACACACACTCAGAATTGTTTAGAGAATGAAGGACACACACacatttttttgattatttcttcCCAAAGCTTTCTCTCCTTCTTTATACTCTGTTTTTTCATTACAAACTTCCAACTGCTCCGTTCGATGATGGACACGTGTCCGTTATGATCTTCTATTCTTCTTGCACGTGTCATCATTGCTTTCCTATAGCAGCATCCCATATCGATCTAGTTTGTGTGTGCGGGGTACCAAAACAGGCACGACGTTTGCAGTGTTAAGTAACCCCGGTTTGTTCTTATTCCTTGTTCCGCTGCgaattaacaaatatattagAAACCATAAGATCTAGATTTATTTCAGCATTGACATGAGATTCTAGGCAAACTGAATTCATAAGTAGATTTATTAATCTTATAAAAGGTACGAATTCCTTCAATAAACTCAAGCGAACGGAATTTTCTATCGTTTGTATTCAGGGTTTTGCTTTTACTTTTTGAATTTCATTAGAATGGACTGTGGTTCTTCCCATGATCTGTAAGTTTATGATTACGTACTGTTTTTTTAGCGTGATTGTCACAAGaacattttcttttgatgtCCCAATCGAAATTGAATTATGAGACAGCATCACGAGAATTTTTAGCAGAAACAAACAATaaggaaatataaataattgcAGGATATGGATGTACTGTTGTGTTGGAAGTTAacaacatctttttttttttgatcaaaaagttGACAACatctaaaattaactaaaaatgcCGTATTCCTCAAAAATAGAAACACGAATCACAGCAACCACAATtatatttctctctctctatttgtCTCCCACCTTTTTCGTAGCGTCCCTAAGAAAGaagcacaaagaaaaaaatagttctGTCTTTAATCcttcataacttttttttctagAGATAACATAAACCATAACAGCAAATCATGATTTAATATACCCCAAATTTCACTGAtccggaaaaaaaaacaaaacatacatctgaaaacaaattttttaaaaagatggcAATGACATAAAAATGGTTATGCTATAGGCAGAGGGGGGAAAAGAAGAAAGTAGAAAACACAAAGAGCATGGGAGATAGTCGTAGAGGACCATCCTCAACACCACAATCACGCAAAATCATGGTGATCGCTGACCCGACCCGTGAATCTGTAGCTGCTCTTCAATACGCTCTTTCACACGCCGTGCTCGAGCAAGACGATCTCATCCTCGTCCATGTTGAAAACAATGGTGGCTCGTGGAAAAACGCATTTTCAAGTTTCTTGAGAATACcaagctcctcctcctctagcACAAGCGGGTCATCACCGGGTGCTAATGCCAACGCCAATATTGCAAACACCACTTCATCTTTGGCCTCTGAGATTGTTCAAGGTGAAGGGAATTTCCTTGAACAGATGAAACGTATATGTGAAATTGCTCAGCCGAAGGTGCGTGTGCACACAGAGTGTATAACCATGGACGGCAT
It encodes:
- the LOC108852905 gene encoding uncharacterized protein LOC108852905, encoding MGDSRRGPSSTPQSRKIMVIADPTRESVAALQYALSHAVLEQDDLILVHVENNGGSWKNAFSSFLRIPSSSSSSTSGSSPGANANANIANTTSSLASEIVQGEGNFLEQMKRICEIAQPKVRVHTECITMDGIKAAAILLHGDKLGVEVIIIGQRRTISSSLLGSRRPGGSLIGSKGVDTAEYLIENSKCTCVGVQKKGQNGGYVLNTKTHKNFWLLA